DNA from Calditrichota bacterium:
ACATTTCTGAATTAAATTTCACCTTCTCGTAAATTCCCTCGAAAATCACTTGACAAAAACAAAAAATCTCCGTAAAATGTAATGTTTGATCCAGATCAAAAAAATCAAAAAGCGTTCTTTTTAATAAATATGAGGTGACATATGCATCCAACAAGCAGTCCGGTGGCCTACGCCATTTATGTGGTGTTTTTTGTGGGAATGATGGTGTTGTTTGCAGTTCTGATCTGGCGGCGGTTAAAGGTGATGCTGCAGGCTGAGCCCATCAATCGTTTTGATCACATCGGCGTGCGTATTTGGGAAGTCATAAAAATCGTTTTGGGACAAGCGCGCATTTTGAATCGGCATTTTTTAGGGGCCGGTTTTATGCACGCCTTTATCTTTTGGGGGTTTGTGGTTTTGCTGATTAATTCCAGCGATGTCATTTTCGGAGGGCTCTTCCACGGATTTCACTTCCCGTTTTTGGCCCCGGGGTCTGCCGCGCTCACAGTCTATTATTACATGCGGGACATTTTTGAAATAATCGTCGTGATTATGGTACTGGTAGCCGTCTTTCGGCGTGCGGTTCTGCGCCCCAAACGCCTGACCATCAATTTTGACGGTTACCTGATTCTGACCTTCATTTTTCTGATTATGGTTTCCGACTTTTTTATGAACGGAGCGGCCAAGGTCATGCACCCGCACGATCTGGCTAACGCCTCGCTTGTGAATATCTGGGTCGGCAATTACTTTCTGGCGCATCATATGAGCTGGAATACGGCTCACCTTATTTTCAATACCGGCTGGTGGGTGCATGCCGCAACGGTGCTCATCTTTTTGAATTTCTTGCCGGTGTCCAAACATTTTCATGTTATTACAGCCGTTTTTAACGTGTTTTTCAAGCGCCTGGACAAGGGGTATTTGCCCAAGCTGGATATTGAAAATGCGACCCACTACGGCGCGTCAAAACTCCACCATTTCGATTGGAAGGATATTCTGGATGTGTACACCTGTACGGAATGCGGGCGCTGCCAGTCGGTGTGTCCGGCATTCAACACGGGGAAACCGCTCTCTCCGAAGAAGATCAACGAAAATATGCGGGAATATCTTTTCGATAACATCAGCACCATTGTCAGCAATCCGCGTGAGAAACTGGATGAATTGGAATACGAGGGCGATCCTCTGGTGGGGAACACCATTTCGGAGGATGTGATCTGGGCGTGTACAAGCTGCGGCGCCTGCGAAAATGTGTGTCCGCTGACCATCGAATTCATCGATCGCATTGTTGAAATGCGCCGGTATCTGGTTCTTGAAGAAAGCAAATTTCCGCAGGAACTGGTCACAACCTACAAAAATATTGAAAACAACAGCAATCCCTGGGGGATTGGCGCCAGTGAACGGGAGGCATGGGCTGAAGGCCTGGATGTTCGCAAAATGCGTGACGTGAAGGAAGTGGATGTGCTTTACTGGGTGGGATGTGCCGGTGCCTTCGATGACAAGGGCAAAAAGACCTCCCAGGCGATGGTGAAAATTTTGAATGCGGCCGGGGTTGATTTTGCCATTCTCGGGAAGGAAGAAAACTGCACGGGCGATCCGGCCCGACGTTCCGGAAACGAGTATCTCTTCCAGATGCAGGCGGAAACCAATATCGAGACCCTGAAACAGTACAAATTTAATCGGATTGTAACGCAGTGCCCCCACTGTTACAACACCCTGAAAAATGAATATCCGCAATTTGACGGAAATTTTAAGGTGGTTCACCACACGGAATTCATCGAAGAGCTTATCGAATCCGGGAAAATTAAGTTGACCAAGCCCCTCAAGGAACGGATTACGTATCACGATTCCTGTTATCTGGGGCGCCACAACGATATTTACAAGGCGCCGAGGAAGGTCATTACAGCCATTCCCGGCGTGGAAATGGTCGAAATGCCGCGCAACAGAGACAATGCCTTCTGCTGTGGGGCAGGCGGCGGCCGTATGTGGATGGAAGAAACCATCGGTACCCGCATTAATCACGATCGGGCGGAGGAGGCTATCGGTGTCAATCCCAATGTGGTGGCCACGGCCTGTCCCTTCTGCCACACGATGCTGGATGACGGCCTAAAGGACAAGGGAAAGGAAAATATCCAGACACTGGACATTGTTCAATTGGTTGCCGAAGCAATGGAATAGATGCGTTTTAGCTGTTCAATGGTTTAAGAGGATTCAGGAATTTTTATGGAAGATTTTGAATATCACGTGTTGGATAAGGGAATTGTGCGGCTGGTCGATTTTATGGGCGGGGATAACGCGGTGGTCCAGGCTGCCCGGGTGTCGTTTGGGCAGGGAACAAAGGGCGAGGAAAAGGATCGAAAACTAATCGATTATCTCATCCGGAATGCCCATGAAACGCCTTTTGAACAGGCGATTTTTAAGTTTCACATCAAATGCCCGATTTTTGTGGCACGGCAGTGGTTTCGGCACCGCTGGGCGAGCTACAATGAGATCTCCGGCCGCTACACGGAAATGTCTCACGAATTCTACGTACCCGAAAAATTTCGGACCCAGGAAAAGAAGAATTACACCTATTCTGATTTGAAGGAACCCCTGAGCCAAAATTTACGGGAGAAAATAGAAACTTTTTATGAGCAGACCTACCGGCTTTACGAGGAGCTGTTGGCGGATGGGGTGGCAAAGGAACAGGCGCGTATTGTTTTGCCTCTTTCCCTGTACACGCAGTTTTACTGGGCCGTGAATGCCCGTTCCCTCATGAACTTTGTGAAGCTTCGGACCGATGAACATGCCCAATATGAAATTCGTGTGTACGCCAATGCCATAGCCGATGTTTTTCAGAAAAAAATGCCGTGGACGTTTGAATCCTTTAAAAAACACGTTCTGGAACATGATGAAAAATCATATTAATTCGCGAATTAGCGGCTAATATTTTTTAGACAAATTCCTTTGTGGAAAAGTTGCTTTTTGCAAAGAAGCACAAAAATCAATATTGACAATTGCAATTTAATTTTCTATATTTAAGCAGTTCTTTCAAAAAACACAATTTCGGTGCTTCCGTGATGGGAACATTGGGTTCATCATCGCGAAGCTGAAAAGGGAATCCCGTGAAAATCGGGAGCAGCCCCGCTACTGTAAAGGGTGACGAAAACCGTACATTGCCACTGTTCGTCAAAAAAACGGATGGGAAGGCACGGTAAGTAGGATGACCCCTGAGCCAGGAGACCTGCCGAAATTGCAACCGGTGAAACCTTCGCGGGCAAGGTCTGGGTTTTAATTCTCTTAAGAACACGCATTTTAACCCCAATTTTCACGACGAAGGTTGGGGTTTTTTATTGCCCAACCAAGCGTTCTTCCCCCCGCAGGGTCTTCACAACGTTGTTTGTCTTTCAGCAAAAAGGACTAACACAGAGAACCGCAGAGACAAAAGTGTCCAGTGACTCATTCTCTGCACGGCTTCATTTTTCTGTACATTTTCAATTTGACGAAAAGGAGAGTTGACATGCCAACCAAACTCAAGAAGGGGTATGTTCAGATTTACACCGGAAACGGAAAGGGGAAAACGACCGCCGCCCTGGGACTGGCTTTTCGGGCGGCCGGAAATGACTTTCATGTGTTTATCGGTCAGTTTATGAAGGGTCAGGACTACGGTGAGCTGAAAGCCGCCAGCCGCCTCGCCCCGTACATCACAATTGAACAGTTTGGAAAGCCCACGTTTGTTCACGTGGATAAGGCCACAGAGGAGGATGTCCGGCTGGCCAAAGAGGGACTGGAACAATCGCGCAAAGCGATGCTGAGTGAAGCGTACGATATCGTTATTCTGGATGAAATCAATGTGGCGATCTTTTTCAAGCTGGTGACTACCGAGGAGGTTTTGGCGCTCATTGACGAAAAACCTGCCGGCGTTGAACTCATCCTGACCGGCCGGTACGCTCCCAAAGACCTGATTGAAAAAGCCGATCTCGTGACGGAGATGAAGGAAGTCAAGCATTACTACACCCAGGGTGTTCAGGCACGCAAAGGAATTGAAAAGTGAGTCGCTTGCAAAGGGCACTTTTTTCTCTAGTATTTTTGAGCCTTATCGGTTTTGGGTCAAAGGGATTTCCTGCTCCTCCGGGAGAAAAAGGAGACTTCCAAAACTCCGTTAAAATAACCGGGCAGGTGCTCGATGCCGAAACCGGCGATCCCCTCATTGGAGCAAACGTTCTGGTGGCCGGAACCAGCTACGGCGCGGCCACAGACCTTCAGGGACGGTACGAAATTGCCAATCTGCCGGTGGGCACGTACACCATTCGCGTGGTGATGATGGGTTACACTACTGCACAAAAATCAGGGGTGCGTATTTTCGAGGATCATTCTGTCAGCCTTGATTTTCGTCTTCAACCCAAAATTATTCGGCTGGGGAGTTTGCTGGTGTGGGGAACCCGGGAATCCTCTTCTCTGTGGGAAAATCCGGCAGCGCTTGAAAT
Protein-coding regions in this window:
- a CDS encoding (Fe-S)-binding protein codes for the protein MHPTSSPVAYAIYVVFFVGMMVLFAVLIWRRLKVMLQAEPINRFDHIGVRIWEVIKIVLGQARILNRHFLGAGFMHAFIFWGFVVLLINSSDVIFGGLFHGFHFPFLAPGSAALTVYYYMRDIFEIIVVIMVLVAVFRRAVLRPKRLTINFDGYLILTFIFLIMVSDFFMNGAAKVMHPHDLANASLVNIWVGNYFLAHHMSWNTAHLIFNTGWWVHAATVLIFLNFLPVSKHFHVITAVFNVFFKRLDKGYLPKLDIENATHYGASKLHHFDWKDILDVYTCTECGRCQSVCPAFNTGKPLSPKKINENMREYLFDNISTIVSNPREKLDELEYEGDPLVGNTISEDVIWACTSCGACENVCPLTIEFIDRIVEMRRYLVLEESKFPQELVTTYKNIENNSNPWGIGASEREAWAEGLDVRKMRDVKEVDVLYWVGCAGAFDDKGKKTSQAMVKILNAAGVDFAILGKEENCTGDPARRSGNEYLFQMQAETNIETLKQYKFNRIVTQCPHCYNTLKNEYPQFDGNFKVVHHTEFIEELIESGKIKLTKPLKERITYHDSCYLGRHNDIYKAPRKVITAIPGVEMVEMPRNRDNAFCCGAGGGRMWMEETIGTRINHDRAEEAIGVNPNVVATACPFCHTMLDDGLKDKGKENIQTLDIVQLVAEAME
- a CDS encoding FAD-dependent thymidylate synthase gives rise to the protein MEDFEYHVLDKGIVRLVDFMGGDNAVVQAARVSFGQGTKGEEKDRKLIDYLIRNAHETPFEQAIFKFHIKCPIFVARQWFRHRWASYNEISGRYTEMSHEFYVPEKFRTQEKKNYTYSDLKEPLSQNLREKIETFYEQTYRLYEELLADGVAKEQARIVLPLSLYTQFYWAVNARSLMNFVKLRTDEHAQYEIRVYANAIADVFQKKMPWTFESFKKHVLEHDEKSY
- a CDS encoding cob(I)yrinic acid a,c-diamide adenosyltransferase translates to MPTKLKKGYVQIYTGNGKGKTTAALGLAFRAAGNDFHVFIGQFMKGQDYGELKAASRLAPYITIEQFGKPTFVHVDKATEEDVRLAKEGLEQSRKAMLSEAYDIVILDEINVAIFFKLVTTEEVLALIDEKPAGVELILTGRYAPKDLIEKADLVTEMKEVKHYYTQGVQARKGIEK